One genomic segment of Paraburkholderia phymatum STM815 includes these proteins:
- a CDS encoding ATP-binding protein, with amino-acid sequence MNRRLSTSPFDPSRYVGSVSYVSPDAAKINLPFAASVSARQYSGYAVLGGQVGEFVFIEGEGLAVLGRITEVRLPDNERLKAEPVLGERPDAHPIGFVQLLTTLELATGKVISGIPVHPRIGQQVYSAHPLLVKHIVEGNNAGVAGLIELATISQESGTRVNVSPAHMFGRHCAVLGATGGGKSWTVARIVQEAARIGGKIILIDPTGEFHTFTKGVQAIHLGGERESKDDPRQFVAFPYWQLTEPDLFAIFQPSPGAQVPKLREALRSLKLNYVLNGENEPLTIKKAGTVRREFNVAWARHEGAVEAEGARYLISQLGKQIFEECVYENGGSLAKPDYSVWGGYDERTKGYCETLVAKIYSITRSKSLRCLFHPEAFESSLTGEIDAFLESGNRVLRISMEFLPFDHNARELLANAIGRYLLGMARQRAFEKMPVVVVLDEAHQFLNRNMGDENNRIHLDAFGLIAKEGRKYGLTTILATQRPRDVPEDVLSQMGMFIVHRLINERDRDVVEKACGNLDGSAAAFLPTLGQGEAILVGVDFPMPTPVKITEPEHPPKSEGPAYHRFWKA; translated from the coding sequence ATGAACCGGCGCCTGTCCACCAGCCCATTCGATCCGAGCAGATACGTCGGCTCCGTGTCGTACGTGAGTCCCGACGCTGCGAAGATCAATCTGCCTTTTGCAGCAAGCGTCTCGGCGCGCCAGTATTCAGGCTACGCAGTTCTCGGCGGCCAGGTGGGTGAGTTTGTCTTCATCGAGGGGGAAGGACTTGCCGTGCTCGGCCGGATTACCGAGGTGCGGCTGCCGGACAATGAACGGCTCAAGGCGGAGCCCGTGCTAGGTGAACGCCCCGACGCGCATCCGATCGGATTCGTGCAGTTGCTGACGACACTTGAGCTGGCAACCGGTAAGGTGATTTCTGGCATTCCGGTTCATCCCCGCATCGGCCAGCAGGTCTATTCGGCACATCCACTTCTGGTCAAACACATCGTCGAAGGCAACAACGCCGGCGTTGCCGGGCTCATTGAACTGGCGACAATCTCGCAGGAATCGGGTACCCGGGTCAATGTCAGTCCCGCACATATGTTTGGCAGGCACTGTGCAGTGCTTGGTGCTACAGGCGGAGGCAAAAGCTGGACCGTGGCACGGATCGTCCAGGAAGCCGCCCGCATCGGCGGCAAGATCATCCTGATCGATCCGACGGGAGAATTTCACACGTTCACGAAAGGCGTCCAGGCGATCCATCTGGGAGGCGAGCGAGAAAGCAAAGACGACCCTCGTCAGTTCGTCGCCTTTCCATACTGGCAGCTCACCGAGCCCGATCTTTTCGCTATCTTCCAGCCGAGTCCCGGGGCGCAGGTACCCAAGCTGCGCGAAGCCTTGCGCAGCCTCAAGCTCAACTACGTTCTGAATGGCGAAAACGAGCCCCTTACCATCAAGAAGGCAGGCACCGTCCGTCGGGAGTTCAACGTGGCGTGGGCCCGCCATGAAGGAGCTGTCGAGGCCGAGGGCGCCCGATACCTGATTTCGCAGCTTGGAAAGCAGATCTTCGAGGAGTGCGTCTACGAAAATGGCGGCTCCCTGGCAAAGCCCGACTACTCCGTGTGGGGCGGGTACGACGAGCGGACCAAAGGCTATTGCGAGACACTCGTCGCAAAGATCTATTCGATCACCCGCTCGAAATCGCTGCGCTGCCTTTTCCATCCGGAAGCATTCGAGTCATCGCTGACTGGGGAGATCGACGCGTTTCTCGAATCCGGCAACCGGGTTCTCCGGATTTCGATGGAATTCTTGCCGTTTGATCACAACGCCCGTGAGCTGCTGGCCAACGCCATCGGACGGTATCTGCTCGGTATGGCCCGTCAACGTGCCTTTGAAAAGATGCCCGTGGTCGTTGTGCTGGATGAGGCGCACCAATTCCTGAACCGGAATATGGGCGACGAAAACAACCGCATACATCTTGATGCTTTTGGGCTGATTGCCAAGGAGGGTCGAAAGTACGGTCTGACGACAATCCTGGCGACACAACGCCCGCGCGACGTGCCGGAGGATGTGCTAAGCCAGATGGGTATGTTCATCGTCCATCGGCTCATCAATGAACGCGATCGCGACGTTGTCGAAAAAGCGTGCGGGAATCTGGACGGTTCGGCGGCGGCATTCCTGCCGACGCTTGGGCAGGGCGAGGCCATTCTGGTGGGTGTTGATTTTCCCATGCCCACGCCCGTCAAGATAACTGAACCGGAACACCCGCCAAAGTCAGAGGGGCCCGCTTACCACAGATTCTGGAAAGCGTAG
- a CDS encoding PIN domain-containing protein, whose amino-acid sequence MNFRKDESLDRLAEVFNVAQFVSYAPGAVPRQAYARVLGYEPNHQFATISDAVGELLARSAERTVNVRSFLPDDPRSHEFIYGLSDRNAVVDAVRRIAAAGFHVIVNETIDVSDGGVSGVLEGGIMEFAPDDTPRCVEKPGVASLPRRQAIDLLQLVYGFPVDIGFDDDFRLEFSIHPRPCGWKHTHVIGWELERVGFKSLQAKNAWPNAFSRHVGDKAFGLMMAMQAGVDVPYTTVIGRRVAPFSFGCDTGSSEWWIRTCPKEQVPGKYTTHHGWLDPFRLLAEEDPEGSAIASVLSQRGVRAQFSGALIVDASGKPVIEGKRGEGEDLMLGIRLPEQLPQEITADVLSIFSFLRERLGPVRFEWVHDGRKVWIVQLHRGATQSAEGVLVPGEAKVWNRFYVSTGLNALRSALETLPESEGIVLVGEIGLTSHIADVVRKAGKPARNIVHDEPVST is encoded by the coding sequence ATGAATTTTCGCAAGGATGAATCTCTCGACCGCCTGGCCGAGGTTTTCAATGTCGCACAGTTCGTCAGCTACGCGCCGGGGGCAGTGCCGCGCCAGGCGTACGCGCGCGTGCTTGGTTACGAGCCGAACCATCAGTTTGCGACGATATCGGACGCTGTCGGGGAACTTCTGGCAAGAAGCGCTGAGCGAACGGTCAATGTGCGCAGCTTTCTACCCGATGACCCAAGAAGTCACGAGTTTATCTATGGTCTCTCGGACAGGAACGCTGTAGTCGACGCTGTCAGGCGGATCGCGGCGGCCGGCTTTCACGTCATCGTGAATGAAACCATCGACGTGAGCGATGGAGGCGTTTCCGGGGTGCTCGAAGGGGGCATCATGGAGTTTGCGCCTGATGACACGCCGCGCTGCGTAGAAAAGCCTGGCGTCGCCTCCTTGCCGCGTCGCCAGGCCATTGACCTGCTTCAACTGGTATACGGATTTCCGGTCGACATTGGATTCGATGACGATTTTCGGCTCGAGTTCAGCATTCACCCGCGACCTTGCGGCTGGAAGCATACGCATGTAATCGGATGGGAACTTGAACGGGTCGGGTTCAAGTCCCTGCAGGCAAAGAACGCCTGGCCCAATGCGTTCAGCCGGCATGTTGGCGACAAGGCATTCGGGCTGATGATGGCAATGCAGGCAGGTGTCGACGTACCATACACAACCGTCATCGGACGTCGGGTCGCGCCTTTCTCCTTTGGCTGCGACACTGGTAGCTCTGAATGGTGGATCCGCACGTGCCCGAAGGAACAGGTGCCGGGCAAATACACAACCCATCACGGGTGGCTTGATCCTTTCAGGCTTCTGGCTGAAGAGGACCCGGAAGGATCCGCCATTGCATCCGTTTTGTCCCAACGGGGTGTACGCGCGCAATTCTCAGGCGCCCTGATCGTCGATGCCAGTGGCAAGCCGGTCATTGAAGGAAAGCGAGGCGAAGGTGAAGACCTTATGCTTGGAATAAGACTTCCCGAGCAGTTGCCGCAGGAGATCACCGCAGACGTTTTGTCCATCTTCAGCTTTCTTCGGGAGCGACTGGGTCCGGTACGCTTCGAGTGGGTACACGATGGAAGGAAGGTCTGGATCGTCCAGTTGCACCGGGGTGCGACACAGAGCGCAGAAGGCGTTCTGGTACCAGGCGAAGCAAAGGTCTGGAACCGCTTTTATGTTTCGACGGGACTCAATGCGCTGCGAAGTGCGCTCGAGACACTCCCCGAAAGCGAGGGAATCGTGCTGGTTGGAGAGATTGGCCTGACGAGTCACATCGCTGACGTTGTTCGAAAGGCCGGCAAACCAGCCAGGAACATCGTGCACGACGAGCCCGTCAGCACCTGA
- a CDS encoding SIR2 family protein translates to MQVFTYRSAGQWEKTRPPGENGEPVSDPALDEIQRSLSDCFRCNNLVVLTGLGTSLHVNVDADKRAEGRKPVEGKRLAPTMWDLWSKVRDVTGDDFERVLALSRLPEDEQRKGNIEALLSHCKIAAEFLADQDGRETVRRFIHTAESTVRDAVRFLEPDDNVAVHADFLRRLSRRSPRKMRSKLFTTNYDLCFEYAARKGRYVVIDGFSHASPQVFDSLYFTYDIVRRDSNPDSHDFISNVFLLYKLHGSIDWMRNPATNEIEKRPDCDSPLLVYPRNTKYELAFEQPYFEMMSSLQAALRQPDTGLLILGFGFNDNHIAEPILSAINSNLGLKVAVCDPGLAPRTDDPKKAGIDATNVHLKKIRYLIEHGDARLALISATFEEIVPHLPDIAAETDLEQHLERVRRLRGEKA, encoded by the coding sequence ATGCAGGTATTCACTTATCGAAGTGCCGGACAGTGGGAAAAGACACGGCCACCCGGCGAGAATGGCGAACCCGTGTCAGATCCGGCGCTCGACGAAATCCAGCGCAGTCTGTCCGACTGTTTCCGGTGCAATAACCTGGTTGTTCTCACAGGCCTCGGGACATCGCTGCACGTGAATGTTGATGCGGATAAACGCGCAGAAGGTCGCAAACCGGTCGAAGGCAAAAGACTGGCGCCAACCATGTGGGACCTGTGGTCGAAAGTGCGTGACGTGACCGGTGACGATTTCGAGCGGGTTCTTGCGCTTTCACGTCTGCCAGAAGATGAGCAGCGGAAAGGAAATATCGAGGCGCTGCTTTCTCACTGCAAGATCGCCGCAGAGTTCCTGGCTGATCAGGATGGACGCGAGACCGTCCGCCGGTTCATTCACACGGCCGAATCGACGGTTCGGGACGCCGTGCGCTTCCTCGAGCCCGACGATAACGTCGCCGTGCACGCAGATTTTCTGCGCCGACTGTCGCGCCGCTCACCGCGCAAGATGCGCAGCAAGCTCTTCACCACGAACTACGATCTGTGTTTTGAGTACGCCGCGCGCAAGGGCCGCTATGTCGTGATCGACGGTTTTTCGCACGCCAGCCCACAGGTCTTCGACAGCCTTTACTTCACATACGACATCGTCAGGCGCGACAGCAACCCCGATAGCCATGATTTCATCTCGAACGTCTTTTTGCTCTACAAGCTCCATGGCTCGATCGACTGGATGAGAAACCCGGCAACGAACGAGATCGAGAAAAGGCCTGACTGCGACAGTCCGCTGCTGGTTTATCCCCGCAACACAAAATATGAACTCGCGTTCGAGCAACCCTATTTCGAGATGATGTCGTCGCTTCAGGCGGCACTTCGCCAACCCGACACCGGACTGCTGATCCTCGGCTTCGGCTTTAACGACAATCACATTGCGGAGCCGATCCTGTCGGCAATCAACTCGAACCTCGGTCTCAAGGTAGCCGTATGTGACCCGGGACTCGCACCGCGCACGGACGATCCCAAAAAAGCGGGAATTGACGCAACGAATGTGCACCTGAAGAAGATCCGTTACCTCATCGAGCATGGCGATGCCCGCCTTGCGCTGATCAGCGCGACGTTCGAGGAAATTGTGCCCCACCTGCCCGACATTGCTGCCGAAACGGACCTCGAGCAGCACCTCGAACGCGTCCGGCGTCTTCGAGGCGAAAAGGCATGA
- a CDS encoding DUF4406 domain-containing protein, with amino-acid sequence MENSRQSVALNDDQLLQAIACVVDGKTATYVSGPITTGQHFINWYVHAGFRLGHGSEAYLEALRRDVVAVNQKMIAEVTRQTRGTGRLVIEPATLEVNGWGQTDYVSFWLKVIDTFASEMVMVPQWQYSLGCCAEFRHAIDGGLTVKDHRGEHIDRATGMNMLLDAAKDIEARGRDFEFLIKLAARLSRFADQH; translated from the coding sequence ATGGAAAACAGTCGCCAGTCTGTGGCGTTAAATGACGATCAACTTCTTCAGGCGATCGCCTGTGTAGTTGATGGCAAGACTGCCACGTATGTGAGCGGCCCGATCACGACGGGCCAGCATTTCATCAACTGGTATGTTCATGCGGGCTTCCGCCTCGGACATGGAAGTGAGGCCTATCTCGAGGCCTTGCGTCGGGATGTGGTTGCTGTGAACCAGAAGATGATCGCAGAGGTAACGCGACAGACACGGGGCACCGGTCGTCTCGTCATTGAGCCCGCCACGCTCGAGGTGAACGGCTGGGGACAGACTGACTATGTTTCCTTCTGGTTGAAGGTGATTGATACGTTTGCGTCCGAGATGGTGATGGTTCCGCAGTGGCAATACAGCCTCGGGTGTTGTGCGGAATTTCGCCATGCAATCGACGGTGGATTGACAGTCAAAGACCACCGGGGAGAGCACATTGACCGTGCAACAGGCATGAACATGCTCCTCGATGCGGCAAAAGATATTGAAGCCCGTGGCCGCGATTTTGAGTTCCTTATAAAACTCGCCGCCAGGCTCAGCCGGTTCGCTGATCAACATTAA